From Woronichinia naegeliana WA131, the proteins below share one genomic window:
- a CDS encoding aspartate 1-decarboxylase: MGTIRLMHAKLHRVRVTEANLNYVGSISIDPELLEMVGILPLEEVDIINLNNGHRFSTYAIPGTSGSREICPNGGAALLCQPGDLLIIYAYEARDRREVLLQGHQAKVMVADAENQTQEFYRQTLIPNGDSVTFHNEPTDLLNLLPETYSRSQLSLC; encoded by the coding sequence ATGGGAACAATTAGACTAATGCACGCTAAACTCCATCGGGTGCGAGTCACAGAAGCCAATCTTAATTATGTCGGTAGCATTTCTATCGATCCCGAATTATTGGAAATGGTTGGTATTTTACCGCTAGAAGAAGTCGATATTATTAATCTCAATAATGGTCATCGTTTTTCGACCTACGCTATTCCGGGGACTTCAGGCAGTCGAGAAATTTGCCCCAATGGTGGCGCAGCACTGCTTTGTCAGCCTGGCGATTTGCTGATTATTTATGCCTATGAAGCCCGCGATCGCCGAGAAGTGCTTCTTCAGGGACATCAAGCGAAAGTTATGGTTGCTGATGCCGAGAACCAGACCCAAGAATTTTATCGACAAACCCTGATTCCCAACGGTGATAGTGTTACATTTCACAATGAGCCAACCGATCTGCTCAATCTATTGCCAGAAACCTATTCTCGATCGCAATTGTCGTTATGTTAA
- a CDS encoding Uma2 family endonuclease, which translates to MMNSLSLAPPLPVLESLTLPGQDQLPCDDGEPMETQRHKLQMDLLIEALDSWLEGREDGYVGGNMFIYFSQAQIKNQDFKGPDFFAVTGVSKKERKSWVVWEEEKAPDVIIELLSESTANQDKTVKKEIYQNKMRVSEYFWYDPFDSEDFAGFTLNNGIYQSLPFNEQGWLVSQCLGLTLVRWPGKYRGVEAIWLRWATLDGEVLSTGQELAQKAQQQAALAQQQAALAQEQVTLAQQRSDKLATKLREMGINPDEI; encoded by the coding sequence ATGATGAATTCCCTAAGCCTTGCCCCCCCACTACCCGTACTTGAAAGCTTAACATTGCCAGGTCAAGATCAACTCCCCTGTGATGATGGTGAACCAATGGAAACCCAACGCCACAAATTACAAATGGACTTATTGATTGAAGCCTTGGATTCCTGGTTAGAAGGTAGGGAAGACGGCTATGTGGGCGGTAATATGTTTATTTATTTCAGCCAGGCTCAAATTAAAAACCAAGACTTTAAGGGGCCAGATTTTTTTGCAGTGACAGGTGTTTCCAAAAAGGAACGAAAATCTTGGGTTGTCTGGGAAGAAGAAAAAGCACCGGATGTTATTATTGAACTTCTTTCAGAGAGTACCGCTAATCAGGATAAAACGGTTAAAAAGGAGATTTATCAAAATAAAATGCGGGTCAGTGAATATTTTTGGTATGACCCTTTTGATTCAGAGGATTTTGCTGGCTTTACCCTCAATAATGGGATTTACCAATCCCTCCCTTTTAATGAGCAAGGCTGGTTGGTGAGTCAATGTTTGGGATTAACTCTGGTTCGTTGGCCAGGAAAATATCGAGGGGTGGAAGCGATCTGGCTACGCTGGGCTACCTTGGATGGCGAGGTTCTATCCACAGGTCAAGAGTTAGCTCAAAAAGCTCAACAACAAGCAGCATTAGCCCAACAACAAGCAGCATTAGCTCAGGAACAAGTAACATTAGCTCAACAACGCTCTGACAAGTTAGCGACTAAGTTGAGAGAAATGGGCATTAATCCTGACGAAATTTAG
- a CDS encoding septum site-determining protein MinC, whose product MTADLPLPSSLSIQLQPEGDQLWLTLPFSNQPDLSRDWTQLEQSLQVYLKLQADRWPSGSSVYLSVQDRLLDVRQLQAIAALLTEINLELQWVKTSRRQTAVAAASIGYSVEQISRSPTLLQPNPRALAKPLVLKNTIRSGVVIEHPGDVLLVGDLNPGGEIIAEGDILIWGTLRGTVHAGVKGDQNAIVMILKLAASQIRIADLVARVSSEAADQNEPEVAYITPDGIRLTSARKFKKIK is encoded by the coding sequence ATGACTGCCGATCTTCCTCTTCCATCTAGTTTATCCATTCAACTTCAACCAGAAGGTGATCAGTTATGGCTAACCCTGCCGTTTTCCAACCAACCGGATCTGAGTCGTGATTGGACTCAGTTAGAACAATCTCTTCAAGTTTATCTAAAATTACAGGCTGATCGTTGGCCCAGTGGTAGTTCAGTTTATTTATCGGTTCAGGATCGTTTATTAGATGTTCGGCAATTACAGGCGATCGCCGCCCTACTAACAGAGATTAACTTGGAATTGCAATGGGTGAAAACCAGCCGTCGTCAAACTGCTGTCGCGGCCGCCAGTATTGGCTATTCTGTTGAGCAAATTTCGCGATCGCCGACTTTACTTCAGCCCAACCCTCGTGCCTTGGCCAAACCCCTAGTCCTGAAAAATACGATCCGTTCTGGGGTTGTGATTGAGCATCCAGGAGATGTGTTATTGGTGGGCGATCTCAATCCAGGCGGCGAGATTATTGCAGAGGGAGACATCCTGATCTGGGGAACCTTACGCGGAACTGTCCATGCAGGCGTTAAGGGCGATCAAAATGCGATCGTCATGATTCTTAAGCTGGCAGCCAGCCAAATCCGTATTGCTGACTTAGTTGCCAGGGTTTCTAGCGAAGCGGCTGATCAAAACGAACCCGAAGTGGCCTATATTACTCCTGATGGCATTCGGCTAACTTCTGCCCGTAAATTCAAAAAGATCAAGTAA
- a CDS encoding HAD family phosphatase — MLKAILFDFNGVVINDESIHREITNDLIVGENLRPISTVEYYQFCLGKSDRVCLRELLSYRGRTMTEDYLTRLIQKKAQLYRAKIETLDILPLYPGIRKLLDQIQLYRLAIGLVTGAIRSEVINILEKAELQTYFSVIVAGDDIATSKPQPDGYLFALEQLNRSDSTLQLEPSQCLAIEDTPVGIQVAKQAGMSVVGVAHTYPYHFMQRQANWAIDHLSELDLDRIIVVLARPKVPCL, encoded by the coding sequence ATGCTAAAGGCCATATTATTTGACTTTAACGGGGTTGTGATTAATGATGAATCGATTCATCGAGAGATTACTAACGACCTCATTGTTGGGGAAAATTTACGTCCCATTTCTACCGTAGAATACTACCAATTTTGCTTAGGAAAAAGCGATCGCGTCTGTTTGCGGGAATTGTTAAGCTATCGGGGGCGAACCATGACCGAAGACTATCTGACCCGCTTAATTCAGAAAAAAGCACAACTCTACCGAGCCAAAATCGAAACATTAGATATCCTTCCTCTCTATCCAGGGATTAGGAAACTTCTGGATCAGATTCAACTTTATCGTCTAGCGATCGGTTTAGTGACCGGAGCGATTCGTTCTGAGGTCATCAATATTCTTGAAAAAGCAGAACTGCAAACCTATTTCTCTGTCATCGTTGCCGGAGATGATATCGCAACCAGCAAACCCCAACCTGATGGTTATCTATTCGCCCTTGAGCAACTGAATCGCTCAGACTCGACATTACAGTTAGAACCATCACAATGTTTAGCGATAGAGGATACACCCGTGGGTATTCAAGTCGCCAAACAAGCTGGAATGTCGGTTGTTGGGGTTGCCCATACCTATCCTTATCACTTTATGCAGCGACAGGCTAACTGGGCCATTGATCATTTATCCGAATTAGATTTAGACCGAATTATAGTTGTTCTAGCTCGTCCCAAAGTCCCTTGCCTCTAA
- a CDS encoding WcaF family extracellular polysaccharide biosynthesis acetyltransferase translates to MYLDNYRTDDYHPGASNFKQILWFFIGDFLVQTPLIPLARFKVFILRLFGAQIGQGVNIKPQVKIKFPWRLIIKDYVWLGEKCWIDNLAPVTIESHVCISQAVYLCTGNHDWSDRNFKLITKEIYIEEGSWIGASAIIAPGVRVGKGAVLTLGSVAVNTLTPMTIYTGNPAQPVKIRKLIQ, encoded by the coding sequence ATGTACCTTGATAACTATAGGACAGATGACTATCATCCCGGTGCTTCTAATTTCAAACAAATACTTTGGTTTTTTATTGGCGATTTTTTAGTTCAAACGCCACTTATTCCTCTGGCCCGGTTTAAAGTTTTTATTCTGCGCTTATTTGGTGCACAAATCGGTCAAGGAGTAAATATTAAGCCCCAGGTCAAAATTAAATTTCCTTGGCGTTTAATCATCAAGGACTATGTTTGGTTAGGAGAAAAATGTTGGATTGATAACTTAGCTCCCGTCACCATTGAAAGTCATGTCTGTATTTCCCAGGCAGTCTATCTCTGTACTGGCAATCATGATTGGAGCGATCGCAATTTTAAATTAATAACCAAAGAAATTTATATAGAAGAAGGTAGCTGGATTGGAGCCTCTGCCATTATCGCTCCCGGAGTCAGAGTCGGCAAAGGAGCAGTTCTCACCTTGGGTTCGGTGGCTGTCAACACATTAACCCCGATGACAATTTATACTGGTAATCCTGCTCAACCAGTAAAAATACGCAAGCTCATCCAGTAG
- the galE gene encoding UDP-glucose 4-epimerase GalE has translation MANLKQSPYILVTGGAGYIGSHTVLALKEKGYSVIVLDNLIYGHQDLVNNVLAVPFIQGDISDRALLDNLFATYNINAVIHFAAYAYVGESVEDPSKYYRNNVVGTLTLLEAMLAANIKKFVFSSTCATYGVPTVLPIPETHAQNPINPYGSSKLMVEGMLQAFDKAYDLKSVIFRYFNAAGADPNGRLGEDHQPETHLIPLTLLTALGQRSTINIYGTDYATPDGTCIRDYIHVHDLAIAHILGLEYLLNNEESEIFNLGNGNGFSVKEVIETARQITQKPITAIESPRREGDPPVLVGSGEKARKYLGWQPQYTSLSDIISPAWQWHQIRHSF, from the coding sequence GTGGCTAATCTAAAACAAAGTCCTTATATTTTGGTAACTGGTGGAGCTGGTTATATTGGTTCCCATACTGTTTTAGCTCTGAAAGAAAAGGGTTATTCTGTCATTGTTTTAGATAATTTAATTTATGGACACCAAGACTTAGTAAATAATGTTCTGGCGGTTCCTTTCATACAAGGTGACATTAGCGATCGCGCTTTACTGGATAACCTTTTCGCTACCTATAACATTAATGCCGTTATCCATTTTGCAGCCTATGCCTATGTAGGTGAATCGGTTGAAGATCCTAGCAAATATTATAGAAATAATGTGGTGGGTACATTAACGCTCCTCGAAGCTATGTTAGCCGCAAATATCAAAAAATTTGTTTTCTCCTCTACCTGCGCTACCTATGGGGTTCCAACGGTTTTACCCATCCCGGAAACCCATGCTCAAAACCCCATTAATCCCTATGGGTCAAGTAAGTTAATGGTGGAGGGAATGCTTCAGGCTTTTGATAAAGCCTATGATTTAAAGTCAGTTATTTTTCGTTACTTTAATGCGGCTGGAGCCGATCCAAATGGTCGCTTAGGCGAAGATCATCAGCCCGAAACCCATTTAATTCCCCTCACTTTGCTCACTGCTTTAGGGCAACGCTCAACCATTAATATCTATGGAACCGATTATGCCACTCCTGATGGAACTTGCATTCGAGACTATATTCATGTTCATGATTTAGCGATCGCTCACATATTGGGATTAGAATATTTACTAAATAACGAAGAAAGTGAAATTTTTAATCTCGGTAATGGCAATGGTTTTTCTGTGAAGGAAGTGATTGAAACGGCTCGTCAAATTACTCAAAAACCGATTACAGCCATTGAATCACCTCGACGAGAAGGCGATCCCCCTGTTTTAGTAGGCAGTGGTGAAAAAGCCCGAAAATATTTGGGATGGCAACCGCAATATACTAGCCTAAGCGACATTATTTCCCCTGCTTGGCAATGGCACCAAATTCGGCACTCATTCTAA
- the minD gene encoding septum site-determining protein MinD, whose amino-acid sequence MNRIIVVTSGKGGVGKTTTTANLGSALARLGKKVALVDADFGLRNLDLLLGLEQRIVYTAIDVLSGDCSIDKALVKDKRLPNLVLLPAAQNRSKDAISPEQMQQLVDQLAKKFDYIIIDCPAGIEMGFRNAVTPAKEAIIVTTPEMSAVRDADRVIGLLEAESIERISLVINRLRPEMVQLNQMISVEDILELLAIPLLGVIPDDQKIIISTNKGEPLVLEEKLSVPGLAFQNIARRLEGQDIPFLDFMAAHDNLLMRIRRRLFGP is encoded by the coding sequence ATGAATCGGATTATTGTTGTAACTTCAGGCAAAGGCGGTGTGGGTAAAACCACCACTACGGCTAATTTAGGCTCTGCGCTGGCCCGTTTAGGGAAAAAAGTCGCTTTAGTAGATGCGGATTTCGGTCTTCGTAACTTAGATTTACTCCTAGGGTTAGAACAACGGATTGTCTATACCGCGATCGATGTCCTTTCTGGGGACTGTTCTATTGATAAAGCCTTAGTTAAAGATAAACGACTACCCAACCTCGTTTTATTACCGGCTGCCCAAAATCGCTCCAAGGATGCTATCAGCCCAGAGCAAATGCAGCAACTCGTCGATCAATTAGCCAAAAAGTTTGATTACATTATTATTGACTGTCCGGCCGGTATTGAGATGGGGTTTCGTAATGCCGTTACTCCCGCCAAGGAAGCGATTATTGTCACAACCCCAGAAATGTCTGCGGTTCGGGATGCGGATCGCGTCATTGGTCTACTAGAAGCCGAAAGTATAGAACGAATTAGTCTGGTTATTAATCGTCTGCGACCGGAAATGGTTCAACTTAACCAAATGATTAGTGTTGAGGATATATTAGAACTCCTAGCCATTCCCTTATTAGGCGTTATCCCTGATGATCAAAAGATTATTATTTCTACCAATAAAGGAGAGCCTTTAGTTTTAGAAGAAAAACTGTCGGTTCCTGGTTTAGCGTTTCAGAATATTGCCAGACGTTTGGAGGGTCAAGATATTCCTTTCTTAGATTTTATGGCAGCCCATGATAATCTCTTGATGCGAATTCGTCGTCGTCTATTCGGCCCCTAA
- the minE gene encoding cell division topological specificity factor MinE — translation MILDLLERLFGRSTNKSGEQARRRLKLVIANDRSGLSPEMLEAMRQDILEVVSRYVEIDSEEMELSLESDQRMTALIANLPVRRVRRSRLASTPTEN, via the coding sequence ATGATTTTAGATTTGCTTGAACGTTTGTTTGGGCGCAGTACAAATAAAAGTGGAGAACAGGCCAGGCGACGGCTTAAACTCGTGATTGCCAATGATCGTTCTGGTCTCAGTCCAGAGATGTTAGAGGCGATGCGCCAAGATATTTTAGAAGTAGTTAGTCGCTATGTTGAAATTGATTCTGAGGAGATGGAATTATCTTTAGAAAGCGATCAACGGATGACGGCTCTCATTGCGAATTTGCCAGTTCGACGGGTGCGCCGTAGTCGCCTGGCCTCTACCCCCACAGAGAATTAG
- a CDS encoding glycosyltransferase family 4 protein: MPPYLSSDITCFGGGDSSDSRIKINEVECLRKNLFNLSIITEFFPPDYAATGQLIEELATQLEQQNIKIEVFTGQPNYAFSISQAEALEQRGNMRVQRSRSTQVWSRRIRGKTLNGVLFTVRAFLHIIKNIRRHDLFLLTSAPPFLQIAGYLANRLCFGKVSYLCLIYDLYPDIAVNLGVVAEDHWIVKIWQSINRQIWKQAKGIIVLSAGMKERVSSLCPEVADKISVIHSWSDPEAIVPMEKKDNWFAQKHDLASKFTVLYSGNMGRCHDLGTIMETAKQLQSEPIQFVFIGGGPKLDSVVETVNQWQLTNCLFLPYQDKEVLPYSLTACDLSLVSVDVGLDSLVAPSKLYSALAAGRPVAVICSEQSYLRQLIAKGKCGISVNNGDSQGLTDFIRWLAHNPESAAEMEQASRHYLESCFTPKIIAEEYLQVLIKSLDRDKN; this comes from the coding sequence ATGCCTCCTTACCTATCAAGTGATATTACCTGTTTTGGTGGTGGTGATTCAAGTGATAGTCGGATAAAAATCAATGAGGTGGAATGTTTGAGAAAAAATCTGTTTAATTTATCTATCATAACCGAGTTTTTCCCGCCTGACTATGCTGCAACTGGACAATTGATCGAGGAATTAGCAACACAATTAGAGCAGCAAAATATAAAAATAGAGGTTTTTACAGGTCAACCCAACTACGCTTTTTCAATCTCTCAGGCTGAAGCTTTAGAACAGCGTGGTAATATGCGGGTTCAGCGATCGCGCTCTACTCAAGTTTGGTCTAGACGAATTCGCGGTAAAACCTTGAATGGCGTTCTTTTTACCGTGCGAGCTTTTTTACACATCATTAAAAATATTCGTCGCCACGATTTGTTTCTCTTGACATCTGCTCCCCCCTTTCTTCAAATTGCGGGCTATCTTGCCAATCGACTTTGTTTTGGCAAAGTTTCCTATCTTTGCTTAATCTATGATCTCTATCCAGATATTGCCGTTAATTTAGGCGTAGTTGCTGAAGATCATTGGATCGTGAAGATTTGGCAATCTATCAATCGTCAAATTTGGAAGCAAGCCAAAGGAATCATTGTACTCAGTGCAGGGATGAAAGAACGAGTATCATCTCTCTGTCCAGAAGTTGCTGATAAGATCTCTGTCATTCATAGCTGGAGCGATCCTGAAGCAATTGTTCCTATGGAGAAAAAGGATAATTGGTTTGCCCAAAAGCATGATCTGGCCAGTAAATTTACGGTTCTCTATTCAGGAAATATGGGACGATGCCATGATCTAGGTACGATTATGGAGACTGCCAAACAACTACAATCTGAGCCTATCCAATTTGTTTTTATTGGTGGTGGACCCAAACTAGATAGTGTGGTGGAAACTGTTAACCAATGGCAACTTACCAATTGTCTTTTCTTGCCTTATCAAGATAAAGAAGTGTTGCCTTATTCTTTAACAGCCTGTGATCTCTCTTTAGTCAGTGTCGATGTCGGACTAGATAGTTTAGTTGCTCCGAGTAAACTTTATTCTGCATTGGCAGCAGGAAGACCTGTTGCTGTTATTTGTTCAGAACAATCCTATTTACGACAGTTAATTGCCAAGGGAAAATGTGGTATCAGCGTTAACAATGGAGATAGTCAAGGTCTGACAGACTTTATCCGTTGGCTTGCTCACAATCCAGAATCCGCAGCGGAAATGGAGCAAGCTTCCCGTCACTATTTGGAGTCCTGTTTTACGCCTAAAATTATTGCAGAAGAATATCTTCAGGTTCTGATAAAATCTCTCGACCGGGACAAGAACTAA
- a CDS encoding glycosyltransferase family 2 protein, giving the protein MNLNQITPLILTYNEAPNIQRTLKNLTWAKQIVVIDSFSTDKTIEILKNFKQVSIFQRQFDSHASQWNYGLNQIKSDWVLSLDADYVITTTLINEIESLAPINNTDGYFIPFKYCIFGKPLRATILPPRLALFRQKNAKYIDDGHTQLLKITGSSSSLSCHIYHDDRKPLSRWLWAQDRYMILETQKLLNTPNSELSIGDKIRKFKILSPFVVFLYCLLLRKGILDGWEGWYYAMQRMLAETLLVIHLIEAEKLSDKPQPLE; this is encoded by the coding sequence ATGAATCTCAATCAAATCACTCCCTTAATATTAACTTACAATGAAGCACCAAATATTCAACGAACATTAAAAAATTTGACGTGGGCAAAACAAATTGTTGTTATTGATAGTTTTAGTACTGACAAAACCATAGAAATCCTAAAAAACTTTAAGCAAGTTAGCATATTTCAAAGACAGTTTGACTCCCATGCTAGCCAGTGGAATTATGGATTAAATCAAATCAAGTCTGATTGGGTTCTTTCCCTTGATGCAGATTATGTAATAACAACTACTCTTATTAATGAGATTGAATCTCTAGCTCCAATAAATAATACGGATGGATATTTTATTCCTTTTAAATACTGTATTTTTGGCAAACCACTTCGAGCAACAATTCTCCCTCCTAGACTAGCTTTATTTAGACAAAAAAATGCCAAATATATTGATGATGGACATACCCAACTACTAAAAATTACGGGTTCCTCATCCAGTTTATCTTGTCACATTTATCATGACGATCGCAAACCATTAAGTCGCTGGCTTTGGGCCCAAGATCGTTACATGATCCTAGAGACCCAAAAGTTACTAAACACACCTAATTCAGAACTAAGTATTGGTGATAAAATTAGAAAATTCAAAATTCTCTCTCCTTTTGTTGTGTTTTTGTACTGCCTGCTTCTGAGAAAAGGTATTTTGGATGGATGGGAAGGCTGGTACTATGCGATGCAACGTATGTTAGCGGAAACTTTACTCGTTATTCATTTGATAGAAGCTGAAAAGCTTAGCGATAAACCTCAACCTTTGGAGTGA
- a CDS encoding nucleotidyltransferase domain-containing protein, producing MDKAIANRRQQNEQQRLIMIEQVIRWLESKAQNYGIPQAYLFGSVVRPYGFGRYSDIDLAVEMIDPNYFFQAMAKLSERVGRDVDLVELSKCSFGDRIRQQGLLWKPQV from the coding sequence TTGGATAAAGCTATAGCGAATCGTCGTCAGCAGAACGAACAACAACGTTTAATCATGATTGAACAGGTTATTAGGTGGTTAGAATCTAAGGCTCAAAATTATGGCATTCCACAAGCCTATTTGTTTGGCTCTGTAGTTCGCCCCTATGGTTTTGGTCGTTACTCTGATATTGATCTTGCCGTAGAGATGATTGACCCCAACTATTTTTTTCAAGCCATGGCTAAATTGTCAGAGCGAGTTGGGCGGGATGTTGATCTCGTTGAACTTTCTAAATGCTCTTTCGGCGATCGCATCCGTCAACAGGGTCTGTTATGGAAACCCCAGGTTTAG